A genomic window from Candidatus Denitrolinea symbiosum includes:
- a CDS encoding bifunctional riboflavin kinase/FMN adenylyltransferase, translating to MQHYRSLADVSLQNAWLTIGVFDGVHRGHQAILRQLTAGAHALGAPAVLLTFDPHPAFVLAGRDIRLLTTPDERAALAASLNVDAVITFPFDRAAANTSARDFMARLKDHLGLSHLIIGYDFALGKNREGNAERLTELGRELGYAVSVVDAVNDAGGVVSSTEIRGLVSRGDVEAAARLLGRGYALSGTVIHGDGRGRRINIPTANIHYPESKLLPANGVYACRACLGADVYAAATNVGYNLTFTPDKRTVNVEAYLLDFDRDIYGETLTLEFVSRLRDELKFDSVDALLQQIDADVEQTRRLLSA from the coding sequence GTGCAGCATTACCGTTCCCTCGCCGACGTATCGCTTCAAAACGCCTGGCTGACGATCGGCGTCTTCGACGGCGTCCATCGCGGTCACCAGGCGATCTTGCGTCAACTCACCGCGGGCGCGCACGCCCTCGGCGCGCCGGCCGTTTTGCTGACCTTCGACCCGCATCCCGCCTTCGTCCTCGCGGGACGCGACATCCGGCTGCTGACCACTCCCGACGAACGCGCCGCGCTCGCCGCTTCCCTGAACGTGGACGCGGTCATCACCTTCCCGTTCGACCGGGCCGCGGCGAACACCTCCGCGCGCGACTTCATGGCGCGCCTCAAAGACCATCTGGGTTTGAGTCATCTGATCATCGGCTACGATTTCGCGCTGGGGAAAAACCGCGAGGGCAACGCCGAACGCCTGACCGAATTGGGACGCGAACTCGGATACGCCGTCTCGGTGGTGGACGCGGTCAACGACGCGGGCGGCGTCGTCTCCTCGACCGAGATCCGCGGCCTCGTCTCGCGCGGGGACGTGGAGGCGGCCGCGCGTCTGCTCGGACGCGGCTACGCGCTCTCGGGAACGGTCATCCACGGCGACGGACGCGGGCGGCGCATCAACATCCCGACCGCGAACATCCATTACCCCGAATCAAAACTCCTGCCCGCGAACGGAGTCTACGCCTGCCGCGCCTGCCTCGGCGCGGACGTGTACGCGGCCGCAACCAACGTCGGCTACAACCTCACCTTCACCCCCGACAAGCGGACGGTCAATGTGGAGGCGTACCTCCTCGATTTCGACCGCGACATCTACGGCGAGACGTTGACGCTCGAATTCGTCTCCCGCCTGCGCGATGAATTAAAATTCGATTCGGTGGACGCGCTGCTGCAACAGATCGACGCGGACGTTGAGCAGACGCGGAGATTATTGTCCGCTTGA
- a CDS encoding 2-oxoglutarate dehydrogenase E1 component, whose protein sequence is MKQEFYGPNFAHILEMYQRYRADPNSLDEESRRFFQNWSPPENEGARPPNTADAALSAFNLTAVTGAIDLARSIRSYGYLSANLNPLDPAREENPLVSLEFYGLTPADLESLPASLLNISGAGDENAREAIESLRSIYSGSVGYDYAYIRVPEEREWLYRAAERGAYRQQPFDGKKLLERLSQIEAFELFLHRVYPGKTRFSIEGLDMLIPMLDEIVESASRAKLKTVLIGMAHRGRLNVLAHVLHKPYAQILAEFADPKGRATTWDELGWTGDVKYHIGAQKAIGGGAETDLVIHMPANPSHLEQVDPALVGMARAYDTKTEGGGAPKYENKSLPILIHGDAAFTGQGIVAETLNFSRIPGYSVGGTVHIVSNNQLGFTAEGGESRGSLHASDLAAGFEIPVIHVNADDPPACLEAARTAFAYRQTFQKDFVINLIGYRRYGHNEGDEPRFTQPVMYRKIDAHPTVRKIWADKLEAEKAAEPGEAGQILQSFLKDLQQISEKLDAEKELVEPLPQVPPKGAAQKVKTGVSQKRLRDLNQALLQFPADFRLNPKLAKFMEKRRSLFDDAQARVDWATAEELAFASILEEGIAVRLTGQDSVRGTFSQRHAAFYDAETGQPRIPLQTIPQARAAFEALNSPLSEAGAVGFEIGYNLAAPERLVVWEAQYGDFVNNAQGMIDEFLLSGRAKWGFAPSLVLLLPHGNEGQGPDHSSARIERFLGLAAETNVRIAYPSTAAQYFHLLRRQALVLKTDPLPLVVFTPKGLLRSPLSASPVEELTSGKWYRILDDPDLPGEKSDVRNVILCSGRIYADLAASELRRENKDDALVRVEQLYPFPEKQLKALLDGYPNLERLIWAQEEPFNMGAWKYLRPLLRDLAEGKLTVHYVGRPESASPAEGSSTLYRANQRSLVEQAFMFEKKSQTSSVVKMRG, encoded by the coding sequence ATGAAACAAGAATTTTACGGTCCCAATTTCGCCCATATTTTAGAAATGTATCAACGGTACCGGGCGGACCCAAACAGCCTTGACGAGGAGAGCCGCAGGTTCTTTCAGAACTGGTCTCCTCCTGAGAACGAGGGGGCGCGCCCTCCCAACACGGCCGACGCCGCGCTTTCCGCCTTCAACTTAACCGCTGTGACGGGGGCGATTGATCTGGCCCGTTCGATCCGCTCCTACGGCTACCTTTCCGCCAATCTCAACCCGCTGGACCCCGCGCGGGAAGAAAATCCGCTTGTCAGCCTGGAATTTTACGGGCTAACCCCGGCGGATCTGGAATCTTTGCCCGCCAGCCTTTTGAATATCTCCGGCGCGGGGGACGAAAACGCGCGCGAGGCCATTGAGTCCCTGCGTTCCATTTACTCCGGGAGCGTCGGCTACGATTACGCGTACATCCGCGTCCCCGAAGAGCGCGAGTGGTTGTACCGGGCGGCGGAACGCGGGGCGTACCGTCAACAACCGTTCGACGGGAAAAAGCTCCTGGAACGCCTGAGCCAGATCGAGGCGTTCGAACTGTTCCTGCACCGCGTTTATCCGGGCAAAACCCGTTTCTCCATCGAGGGGCTGGACATGCTCATCCCCATGCTGGACGAGATCGTGGAATCTGCCTCCCGCGCCAAACTTAAGACAGTCTTGATCGGCATGGCGCATCGCGGGCGGTTAAACGTCCTCGCGCATGTTTTACACAAACCATACGCCCAGATTTTGGCGGAATTTGCCGACCCGAAAGGCCGCGCCACCACCTGGGATGAACTCGGCTGGACCGGCGACGTGAAATATCACATCGGCGCGCAGAAAGCGATCGGCGGCGGCGCGGAGACGGATCTGGTCATCCATATGCCGGCCAACCCGAGTCACCTCGAGCAGGTGGACCCGGCGCTGGTCGGCATGGCGCGGGCATACGACACAAAGACGGAAGGCGGCGGCGCCCCGAAATACGAAAACAAATCCCTGCCGATCTTGATCCACGGCGACGCGGCCTTCACCGGCCAGGGGATTGTGGCGGAGACTTTGAATTTCTCCCGCATCCCGGGCTATAGCGTCGGCGGGACGGTGCATATCGTTTCCAATAATCAACTTGGATTTACGGCGGAGGGCGGCGAATCGCGCGGCAGCCTGCACGCCAGCGACCTGGCGGCGGGTTTTGAAATCCCCGTGATACACGTCAACGCAGACGACCCGCCGGCCTGTCTCGAAGCCGCCCGGACCGCTTTCGCCTATCGCCAGACGTTCCAAAAAGATTTTGTGATCAACCTGATCGGCTATCGGCGGTACGGTCATAACGAAGGGGACGAACCGCGTTTTACGCAGCCGGTCATGTATCGCAAAATTGACGCGCATCCCACCGTCAGAAAAATCTGGGCGGACAAACTGGAGGCGGAAAAGGCGGCGGAGCCGGGCGAAGCCGGGCAGATCCTGCAAAGCTTCCTCAAAGACCTGCAACAGATCAGCGAAAAACTGGACGCCGAAAAGGAACTGGTCGAACCGCTTCCGCAGGTTCCCCCAAAGGGCGCGGCGCAAAAAGTAAAAACCGGCGTATCTCAAAAACGCCTCAGGGATTTAAATCAGGCGCTGCTTCAATTCCCGGCGGACTTCCGCCTGAATCCGAAGCTGGCGAAATTCATGGAAAAACGGAGAAGCCTGTTCGATGACGCCCAGGCCAGGGTGGACTGGGCGACAGCCGAGGAACTGGCGTTCGCCTCCATCCTGGAAGAGGGGATCGCGGTCCGCCTGACGGGACAAGACAGCGTGCGCGGGACGTTCAGCCAGCGTCACGCCGCCTTTTACGACGCGGAAACGGGCCAGCCGCGCATCCCCCTGCAAACGATCCCGCAGGCCCGGGCCGCGTTCGAAGCGCTGAACAGTCCGCTGAGCGAGGCGGGAGCGGTCGGCTTTGAAATCGGCTACAACCTCGCCGCGCCGGAGCGGCTCGTCGTCTGGGAGGCGCAATACGGCGACTTTGTCAATAACGCGCAGGGCATGATCGACGAGTTCCTGCTTTCGGGACGCGCCAAATGGGGCTTTGCCCCCTCCCTGGTTTTACTGCTGCCGCACGGGAATGAAGGCCAGGGGCCAGACCATTCGAGCGCGCGCATCGAACGCTTCCTCGGGTTGGCAGCCGAGACGAACGTCCGCATCGCGTATCCCTCCACGGCGGCGCAGTACTTCCATTTGCTGCGCCGCCAGGCGCTGGTCTTGAAGACGGACCCCCTGCCCCTGGTCGTCTTCACGCCGAAGGGATTGTTAAGGAGCCCGCTGTCGGCCTCTCCGGTGGAAGAATTAACTTCGGGAAAATGGTATCGCATCTTGGACGACCCGGACCTGCCCGGCGAAAAATCCGACGTCAGAAACGTCATTCTGTGCAGCGGACGCATTTACGCCGACCTGGCGGCGAGCGAACTGCGCCGGGAAAACAAGGACGACGCGCTTGTGCGCGTGGAGCAACTGTATCCATTTCCAGAAAAACAATTGAAAGCGCTGCTGGACGGGTATCCGAATCTGGAACGCTTGATCTGGGCGCAGGAGGAGCCGTTCAACATGGGAGCCTGGAAATATTTGCGACCGTTGCTCAGGGATTTGGCGGAAGGAAAACTGACGGTGCATTACGTGGGCAGACCCGAAAGCGCCAGCCCGGCCGAAGGTTCTTCGACGCTGTATCGGGCCAATCAACGCTCCCTGGTCGAGCAGGCCTTTATGTTCGAAAAGAAATCGCAGACATCCAGCGTTGTGAAAATGAGAGGTTGA
- a CDS encoding sulfite oxidase-like oxidoreductase — MFPTDLDRRREEERVRKEGRLPPGQSLTVKFPVLHYGPVPPFNPSTWNFRVWGEVEAEKAWTWDEFNQLPRAKIQMDIHCVTRWSKFDTVWEGVSVRTLVENGLVQIKPSATHLMQHAEFGFTVNLPIEVALADNFLLATHLNGEPITPDHGYPLRGVVGFIPGRELETPYFWKGAKWLRSLEFMPHDRKGFWEQAGYHNRADVWKEERFG; from the coding sequence ATGTTTCCCACAGATTTGGATCGTCGAAGAGAAGAAGAGCGCGTCCGCAAAGAGGGACGCCTCCCGCCCGGCCAATCGTTGACGGTGAAATTCCCCGTCCTGCATTATGGGCCGGTCCCGCCGTTCAACCCGTCCACGTGGAATTTCCGCGTCTGGGGCGAGGTGGAGGCGGAGAAAGCCTGGACGTGGGACGAGTTCAATCAACTGCCGCGCGCCAAAATCCAGATGGACATCCACTGCGTGACGCGCTGGAGCAAATTCGATACGGTCTGGGAGGGCGTGTCGGTGCGGACGCTGGTCGAAAACGGCCTCGTCCAGATCAAACCGTCCGCGACGCACTTGATGCAGCACGCCGAGTTCGGATTCACCGTCAACCTGCCCATCGAGGTCGCGCTGGCGGATAACTTCCTGCTCGCGACCCATCTGAACGGCGAGCCGATCACGCCCGATCATGGATATCCCCTGCGCGGCGTGGTGGGATTCATCCCCGGCCGCGAGCTGGAGACTCCCTATTTTTGGAAGGGCGCCAAGTGGCTGCGCTCGCTGGAATTCATGCCGCATGACCGCAAGGGGTTCTGGGAGCAGGCCGGTTATCACAACCGCGCGGATGTGTGGAAGGAAGAACGATTCGGTTAA
- a CDS encoding tRNA pseudouridine(55) synthase TruB has protein sequence MNSQDIKNAISGVLVVDKPVGMTSHDVVEAVRRGTGIRRAGHTGTLDPRASGVLVILIGPAVRLSEYVSASDKRYQAIIRLGSSTDTFDADGRFVQQSQQPVNVTEEQFEKILKNFEGEIEQTPPPYSAVKVGGRRAYDMARQGEEVELTPRKIQVHHLEVLEWAPPEAVVDVHCSSGTYVRSLANDIGAQLGTGAYLVGLRRTKSGRFSLRDATPLRKLQEAFQAGNWYQYLIPAAEALADWPAIELNPDEVEEVRHGHRVKQAADAPASEMVRGVSAAGELIALMIPAAGEDGSPEWQPKKVFFTSEAKVEN, from the coding sequence ATGAACAGTCAGGATATCAAGAACGCCATCTCCGGCGTCCTCGTGGTGGATAAACCCGTCGGCATGACCTCGCACGACGTGGTCGAAGCCGTCCGCCGCGGGACCGGAATCCGCCGCGCCGGCCACACCGGCACGCTGGACCCGCGCGCCTCGGGCGTGCTGGTCATTCTCATCGGCCCGGCCGTGCGCCTGAGCGAGTACGTCTCCGCTTCAGACAAGCGCTACCAGGCCATCATCCGTCTCGGCTCCAGCACCGACACCTTCGACGCCGACGGAAGATTCGTCCAGCAGTCCCAGCAGCCGGTCAACGTGACCGAAGAACAGTTCGAAAAGATTCTCAAGAATTTCGAGGGCGAGATCGAACAGACGCCCCCGCCGTATTCCGCCGTCAAAGTGGGCGGACGCCGCGCCTACGACATGGCGCGCCAGGGCGAGGAAGTGGAACTGACCCCGCGCAAGATCCAGGTGCATCATCTCGAAGTGCTGGAATGGGCGCCGCCCGAAGCGGTGGTGGACGTGCATTGCTCCAGCGGCACCTACGTCCGCTCGCTGGCGAACGACATCGGCGCGCAACTCGGCACCGGCGCGTACCTCGTCGGTCTGCGCCGCACCAAAAGCGGACGCTTCAGCCTGCGCGACGCGACGCCGCTCCGCAAATTGCAGGAGGCTTTCCAGGCCGGCAACTGGTATCAATACCTGATCCCCGCGGCCGAGGCCCTTGCCGACTGGCCGGCCATAGAACTGAACCCCGACGAGGTCGAGGAAGTCCGTCACGGTCACCGCGTGAAGCAGGCCGCCGACGCGCCCGCCTCCGAGATGGTGCGCGGCGTGAGCGCGGCGGGCGAACTCATCGCCCTCATGATCCCCGCGGCCGGCGAAGACGGCTCCCCCGAATGGCAGCCGAAGAAAGTCTTCTTCACCAGCGAAGCCAAAGTCGAAAATTAA
- a CDS encoding peptidase S8 family, producing MNAKWFRTALIVAMLAVCIAPSVSAGDGGPLLPLDASPSAENGELTDETPHLWFVEMTGAPVADGNAQKTVDSEQQKFRAEAKKEKIKYTERYRYSALWNGFSVSAATSELGKLSRIPGVKAIYPVSVIPIPQTAASSYNPELYTSLAMIGADVAQSELGYTGKGIKVAVMDTGIDYDHPDLGGCFGFGCRVAKGWDFVGDAYNADDTSPSYNPVPAPDPYPDDCNGHGTHVSGIIGANGVVKGVAPEVTFGAYRVFGCEGSTTDDIMLAAMERAYKDRMQVLNMSIGSPYDWPQSPTAVAASRLVRKGMVVVASIGNSGANGLYSAGSPGLGDEVIGVASFDNTDVLLPYFEVNGAKIGYISMTFAGPTPTSGTEEIVYVGRGCNADAYLADPNGKVALISRGACSFGEKAAKAITAGATAVAIYNNAAGVFSGTLGAPIDGVTPVVGISLADGLFIQAQTAPISMTWTDQQASFPSPTGGLISSFSSYGLSPDLALKPDIGAPGGNIYSTFPLEQGGYATLSGTSMASPHVAGSAALLLQAFRHPGWYWKQHHWFRHLSADKVRDVLQNSADPALWWGNPGLGYLDNVHRQGAGMARIDEAILATTRVRPGKLSLGESAAGPVTRALKIENNGNAQATYDLSFENALSTSGVITPGFFDSDATVAFSASSVTIPRRGEKKIYVTVTPPTYPDQGQYGGYIIITPRDGSPALRVPFAGFVGDYQSIQALTDPYGLPLLTDQFYDDTVTTFTLAGGDLPYVLVHLEHQSRLFRIEAFDAVTGKSVGSVLDMEYMIRNSTSTGFFAFAWDGTTTRHRRSYTVPNGQYFVKLSVLKALGSYRNPADWETWTSPIFTIARP from the coding sequence ATGAATGCAAAATGGTTTAGAACCGCGCTGATTGTCGCAATGCTGGCGGTCTGCATCGCGCCCTCGGTTTCGGCCGGCGATGGCGGCCCGCTTCTTCCGCTTGACGCGTCCCCTTCGGCGGAAAACGGGGAACTGACCGATGAAACGCCTCATTTATGGTTCGTTGAAATGACGGGCGCGCCGGTTGCCGATGGGAACGCCCAAAAAACGGTCGATTCTGAACAACAGAAATTCCGTGCTGAAGCAAAAAAAGAGAAGATCAAGTACACGGAACGCTACCGCTACAGCGCCCTGTGGAACGGTTTCTCGGTTTCTGCCGCCACGTCCGAACTCGGGAAACTGAGCCGTATTCCGGGCGTCAAGGCGATCTACCCCGTCTCGGTAATCCCCATCCCGCAGACCGCGGCTTCCTCCTACAACCCCGAACTATACACCTCGCTCGCCATGATCGGCGCGGATGTCGCGCAGTCTGAACTGGGCTACACCGGCAAAGGGATCAAAGTCGCGGTAATGGACACCGGCATTGACTACGATCATCCCGACCTGGGCGGATGTTTCGGCTTTGGCTGCCGCGTCGCAAAAGGCTGGGACTTTGTCGGCGATGCCTATAATGCGGACGATACCTCGCCCAGTTACAACCCGGTCCCGGCGCCCGATCCCTACCCGGATGACTGCAACGGTCACGGGACGCACGTGTCCGGCATCATCGGCGCGAACGGCGTCGTCAAGGGCGTGGCGCCTGAAGTGACCTTTGGCGCATATCGCGTCTTTGGCTGCGAAGGCTCCACCACCGACGACATCATGCTGGCCGCCATGGAGCGCGCCTACAAAGACAGGATGCAAGTCTTGAATATGAGCATCGGCTCGCCGTACGATTGGCCGCAGTCTCCTACCGCTGTGGCGGCTTCGCGCCTGGTGAGGAAGGGAATGGTCGTTGTCGCTTCCATCGGCAACAGCGGCGCGAACGGACTGTATTCAGCGGGCTCCCCAGGGCTTGGGGATGAAGTCATTGGCGTGGCCTCCTTCGATAACACGGATGTCTTGCTGCCCTACTTTGAGGTCAACGGCGCCAAGATCGGCTACATTTCCATGACGTTTGCCGGTCCCACGCCGACCTCCGGCACAGAAGAGATCGTCTATGTCGGGCGGGGCTGCAATGCCGACGCCTACCTGGCGGACCCCAACGGGAAGGTTGCCCTGATCTCCCGCGGCGCCTGCTCGTTTGGCGAGAAGGCCGCCAAGGCGATCACGGCAGGCGCAACGGCTGTGGCTATTTACAACAATGCCGCCGGCGTCTTTAGCGGGACTCTCGGCGCTCCCATTGACGGCGTTACCCCTGTGGTGGGCATTTCCCTGGCCGATGGATTGTTCATCCAGGCGCAAACCGCTCCCATTTCCATGACCTGGACCGACCAGCAGGCGTCCTTCCCCAGCCCAACCGGCGGACTGATCTCCTCCTTCAGCTCCTACGGCCTCTCGCCCGACCTGGCGCTGAAACCGGATATCGGCGCGCCGGGCGGCAACATCTACTCGACCTTCCCCCTGGAACAGGGCGGTTACGCCACCTTGAGCGGCACGTCCATGGCATCGCCGCACGTGGCCGGCAGCGCGGCCCTGTTGTTGCAGGCCTTCAGGCATCCCGGCTGGTATTGGAAGCAACACCACTGGTTCCGCCACCTGAGCGCGGATAAAGTCCGCGATGTACTGCAGAACAGCGCGGATCCCGCGTTGTGGTGGGGGAATCCCGGACTGGGCTACCTGGATAACGTCCACCGGCAGGGCGCCGGCATGGCGCGCATTGACGAGGCCATCCTGGCCACCACTCGCGTCCGGCCCGGCAAACTGTCTCTGGGCGAAAGCGCCGCAGGCCCCGTCACCCGCGCGTTGAAGATCGAAAATAACGGCAACGCGCAGGCCACCTACGATCTCTCGTTCGAAAACGCGTTGTCCACCAGCGGCGTGATTACTCCGGGTTTCTTTGACTCCGACGCGACTGTCGCTTTCAGCGCGTCCAGCGTCACCATCCCGCGCCGCGGCGAAAAGAAGATTTACGTCACCGTTACCCCGCCCACCTATCCCGATCAGGGTCAGTACGGCGGCTACATCATCATCACGCCTCGCGACGGCAGCCCGGCCCTCCGTGTGCCGTTCGCCGGGTTCGTGGGCGATTACCAGTCCATCCAGGCGCTGACCGATCCTTACGGCCTGCCGCTGCTGACCGATCAGTTCTACGACGATACGGTGACGACGTTCACCCTGGCCGGTGGCGACCTGCCTTACGTCCTGGTACACCTGGAGCATCAGTCCCGCCTGTTCCGAATCGAGGCCTTCGACGCGGTCACAGGCAAGTCGGTGGGCAGCGTCCTCGATATGGAATATATGATCCGCAACAGCACATCCACCGGCTTCTTCGCCTTTGCCTGGGATGGAACGACGACCCGGCACAGAAGATCCTACACCGTTCCGAATGGACAGTATTTCGTGAAACTTTCGGTCCTCAAGGCCCTCGGCAGTTACAGGAATCCCGCAGACTGGGAGACTTGGACTTCCCCGATCTTCACCATCGCGCGGCCGTAA
- a CDS encoding dihydrolipoamide succinyltransferase encodes MTVNITVPELGESVLDATVSAWLKQEGDFVNMGDVLVELETDKVNVEVGAKVSGVLQKIQAPKGSDVKVGDVLGLLDEKQSQTKTPQPVAEAEPLKEAAQGTPAERAPARQVSPVAARLAREKNVDLDKVAGSGGDGRVTRADVESYLRAAEKQDAAKLESDAAAPGRADSSASRSEARVKMTRRRRTIAQRLLEARQSAAMLTTFNEIDMSAAMDLRKRRNEEFQKRHGVKLGFMSLFTRAAISALKLFPALNAELDGDEIVYKNYYDIGIAIGSEEGLVVPVIRDADKLSFADIEKRIKDFSEKTRLGKLSVEDLRGGTFTITNGGVFGSLLSTPILNLPQVGILGLHKIEDRPIALNGQAAIKPMMYVALSYDHRIVDGRESVQFLVHIKQLMEDPAWMLVEG; translated from the coding sequence ATGACGGTAAACATTACTGTTCCTGAATTGGGCGAATCCGTATTGGACGCGACCGTCTCTGCCTGGCTTAAACAGGAGGGAGACTTCGTCAATATGGGAGACGTCCTGGTTGAATTGGAGACGGACAAGGTCAACGTGGAGGTGGGCGCAAAAGTCTCGGGCGTTTTACAGAAAATCCAGGCCCCCAAAGGAAGCGACGTTAAGGTGGGAGACGTCCTGGGCCTGCTCGACGAGAAACAAAGCCAGACGAAGACCCCCCAACCCGTCGCGGAGGCGGAGCCGCTCAAGGAAGCGGCGCAAGGGACGCCTGCAGAACGCGCGCCTGCGCGGCAGGTCTCGCCGGTGGCGGCCCGCCTGGCCCGGGAAAAGAACGTGGACCTCGACAAGGTCGCCGGCTCCGGGGGCGACGGACGCGTCACCAGGGCGGATGTTGAGTCGTATTTGCGGGCGGCGGAGAAACAGGACGCGGCCAAACTGGAGTCGGACGCGGCCGCGCCGGGTCGGGCGGATTCGTCCGCCTCCCGAAGCGAGGCGCGGGTCAAAATGACGCGGCGCCGCCGCACCATCGCGCAGCGGCTGCTGGAAGCCAGACAAAGCGCCGCCATGCTGACCACATTCAACGAAATTGACATGAGCGCGGCGATGGACCTGCGAAAACGCCGCAACGAAGAATTTCAAAAACGGCACGGCGTCAAACTGGGATTCATGTCCCTGTTTACCAGGGCCGCCATCAGCGCGTTGAAGTTGTTCCCCGCCCTCAACGCCGAACTGGACGGCGACGAGATTGTCTATAAAAACTATTACGACATCGGCATCGCGATCGGCTCCGAAGAAGGCCTGGTCGTGCCGGTGATCCGCGACGCCGATAAACTTTCCTTTGCCGACATCGAAAAACGCATCAAGGACTTTTCGGAGAAAACGCGGCTGGGAAAATTATCGGTGGAGGATTTGCGCGGCGGCACGTTCACCATCACCAACGGCGGCGTGTTCGGATCGCTGCTCAGCACGCCGATCTTGAATTTGCCGCAAGTCGGGATTCTCGGCTTGCATAAAATCGAAGACCGTCCGATTGCATTGAACGGCCAGGCGGCGATCAAGCCCATGATGTACGTCGCGCTCAGCTACGATCATCGGATCGTTGACGGCCGCGAATCGGTTCAGTTTCTCGTGCATATCAAGCAGTTGATGGAAGACCCGGCCTGGATGCTGGTGGAAGGCTGA
- a CDS encoding nanoRNase/pAp phosphatase: MDSAIIKQIGDRLASAQSVLVASHVRPDGDAIGSLLALGLALQNAGKTVQMVLQDGVPASFRFLEGHEQVQKEPKGEWDTFISVDCADFKRLGKPFEAVRKPDINIDHHITNEKFGTLNLIVGEAVATAAVLTDCLPAWGLEITQPVAAALLTGIVTDTLGFRTANTSPEALRQSARLMERGADLPELYMRSLVRKSYPAARYWGAGLSSLKSEDGLVWGTLTLADRKASGYGGNDDADLINMISAIDGPKVGMVFVEQSNEHVKISWRALEDGYNVAEVAKRFNGGGHAAAAGADVPGQLSEIQPLVLKTTREMLEFK; this comes from the coding sequence ATGGATAGCGCGATCATCAAGCAAATTGGGGATCGACTCGCCTCAGCCCAAAGCGTCCTCGTTGCATCGCATGTCCGTCCGGATGGCGACGCGATCGGTTCGTTGCTTGCCCTGGGACTGGCTTTGCAGAACGCGGGGAAAACCGTCCAGATGGTTTTGCAGGACGGCGTCCCGGCCTCTTTCCGTTTTTTGGAGGGCCATGAACAGGTTCAGAAGGAACCGAAAGGAGAGTGGGACACGTTCATCTCGGTGGACTGCGCCGATTTCAAACGTCTCGGCAAACCCTTCGAGGCCGTCCGCAAACCCGACATCAACATAGACCACCACATCACCAACGAAAAATTCGGGACTTTGAATCTCATCGTCGGCGAGGCTGTCGCCACCGCCGCCGTTTTAACCGACTGCCTGCCCGCATGGGGATTGGAAATTACGCAGCCCGTCGCCGCCGCGCTGCTGACGGGCATCGTCACCGACACGCTCGGATTCCGCACCGCGAACACCTCGCCCGAAGCCTTGCGCCAGTCCGCGCGGTTGATGGAACGCGGCGCGGACCTGCCCGAACTATACATGCGTTCCCTCGTGCGAAAGTCCTACCCGGCGGCGCGCTATTGGGGCGCCGGTCTCTCCTCGCTGAAAAGCGAAGACGGCCTCGTCTGGGGCACGTTGACGCTCGCCGACCGCAAGGCCTCGGGCTACGGCGGCAACGACGACGCCGACCTCATCAACATGATCTCCGCCATTGACGGACCGAAAGTGGGCATGGTCTTCGTCGAGCAGAGCAACGAACACGTCAAAATTTCGTGGCGCGCCCTCGAAGACGGATACAACGTTGCGGAAGTGGCGAAACGCTTCAACGGCGGCGGTCACGCCGCGGCGGCCGGGGCGGATGTCCCCGGCCAATTAAGCGAAATCCAGCCGCTCGTTCTGAAGACGACGCGCGAAATGCTGGAATTTAAATAA